DNA sequence from the Camelus dromedarius isolate mCamDro1 chromosome 24, mCamDro1.pat, whole genome shotgun sequence genome:
ATGCTCAAGATTTGTAGTACCGAAATCAGCTTATATTCCACAACATTTCCCTTAAGAACAAGGAGTGACTGAAGCTTCCTACGTCTGTCTTGGGAAGTTTTTCAGGCAGCCCCCCACTTTCGTGCAGTGTCTCTAAATTACTGAGACCAGGTCTGCAgaaccctttttttcccctcttctgcgCTCAGCCAGCATGCACCGGAACGATTTTAGCGGCTCTTCCCGGAAGTGTGGCTAAGGTTAGTGCAGAAACAACGCAGCATTCTGACCTACGTGGGCGGGGTCAGAGTCGCGCGTCAGCGGCTTTTTACCCAGCGCCGGAAGTGTGTTTGTGTGGAACCGCTGCTTGGAGGCGGGACAGAAGTATTCTCAAGGCGGAAGTTTCGCGGGGAAGCTTTTGAGGCCAGGACACTTCCTGTTTCCTAGTAACAATAGGAAGTGTCCGCGGAGCTGGGGGTAGACTTCTGGCTCGTGCCAGCTGCGTCCTCTTTCCTCtacctccttctttctccccctctttTATCCCTCTTtacctctcctcccacctcccaggagccctgGCGGAGAGTGCGTGTGTGGGAGCGCGAGAGACCCCCACAGCCACCCCTGGGGCGCGCGGCTGCAGTTAGGGTGAGGGTCCCAGTGCGCAGGCGCACTCCCGTTCGCGGTCCCCAACGGACGCACCCGCGGCGGGAACGAGAAGGGGCCACTGGTGCGAGGTAGGGGTCCTAAAAGAAAATTGGCCAAGGAGATAAGTGAGGCAAATGGACCTCTTTGGTGGTTGATTAGGAGAGGGGACTCTTGAACGAAGGACCTTTGTGAGGTGAGAATTATGGGAGCAGGTTCAGTAAGGGGTTTAGAGTCGGAGATAGGAGTTGTATTAGGGACCCATGGATATgaagagtcagagtcagagaaggccAAGGTGATGTAGGAGTCATGGGGGCCTGTTATGGAAAGAGCAAGGGCTTTGGAAAGATTGAGTCAGTGAGTTTGCTCATATGTAAACTGAGATAACAGAGACAATTGCTGTGTGTTGTGAGGATTGACACAACGAATATTCtttacttagcatagtgcctggcacttggtaaTGCTTAGGTAGCACAGGCTGCTGTTGTCATCAGTATTATGAGAGGAGgtagaaggaaaaatgagaaggGATGGTGGGGGTAAagcatgagaaagagaaagaaaggaggtgaAGAACCAGAAATGGATGGAATTTCCAAGATGGAAAATAGTTTGGGATCCAGGGAACCCAAGAGAATCTTTCAGAAAGGAGACTTTGTGGCCTTGAAAGGAGTAGGGGAGGTTGGGAAACAAGCCAGCCCTTCCTCTGAAGGTGGCCTCCTAACCTCACCGCTCAGTTCCTTCAGCTGTCAACTGCAGAAAGAAGCTGCTTTTTCAGTGCCTCTAGGCTACTCTGTTTATTTGGGGAATGAAGAAGGGAGGCTTGGACTTATTGAAAATCCTAGAAAAGGCTCAGGTTTCCTTTTAAGACGTCACAGAAGATAGGTTGTTTGTTTCAGGACTACAGAGAGCAGAGAGTTAGGGACAGTAAGACATTTTTCAGAATAGGTCTGTGATCAGAGATAGATTTCATTCCTCTAGAtgttagtttcctcatctatacctCTCTCTAGGGGTGAGTTAGGTCTAGGGGAGCTTccatatttggggagcttgtgtGCAGGGAAGCTTTAAATGGTGGTGCTTCCAGAACAGATCTAGTAGGAAGCCAGTCTCTGGGCATTGCTGCATAGGGGACCTCTCTGTGACCTCTGGTGAACTTGTTGCTCATAGAACCAAGAGGCAAAGTTAACTCAAGCCTTCTTTCTGACCACTACCTCCTCTTCCTAGGCCTTGGACCATCCACCAGAGGAAGATGCTGCTGCCACCTGCCTGCTCTTCCTGAACCTCCAGGTTTCTGCCACACTGCCCCATGGAGGACACGCCCACCTCACTTAGTTGCTCAGACTGTCAGCGCCACTTTCCTAGCCTCCCGGAACTGTCACGGCACCGCGAACTGCTCCATCCGTCTTCTAATCAAGACAGTGAGGAGGTCGACAGCATCCCTCGGCCCTACCGCTGTCAGCAGTGTGGGCGGGGCTACCGTCACCCAGGGAGCCTGGTCAACCACCGCCGAACCCACGAGACTGGTCTTTTCCCCTGTACCACCTGTGGCAAGGACTTCACCAATCCCATGGCCCTCAAAAGCCACATGAGGACTCATGCTCCTGAAGGCCGCCGCCGGCGCAGGCCCCCCCGCCCCAAGGAAGCCACTCCACACCTCCAGGGGGAGACAATGTCCACTGACTCCTGGGGCCAGAGGCTTGGCCCTAGGGAAGGCTGGGAAAACCAGAAAAAACACACTGAAGAGACACTTGGCTCTGAGTCTGGGCCTGACCCTAGGGCAGCTCTGGGCACTTGGGAGGATCCACCTTCCAGACTAGGAGAAGGCTGGGAAAGCCAGCCAGATCCTGAGGAAGGCGCAGAGGGCTGGGGGCCCACCACCAACTCTGCCAGAGacccaccactccccaccccagctagCAGTCTCCTTAGCAATTTGGAACAGTATTTGGCTGAATCAGTAGTGAATTTCACTGGGGTCCAGGAGCCCACCCAGTCCCCTCCTGCTGAGGAGGAGCGGCGGTACAAGTGCAGTCAATGTGGCAAGACCTACAAACATGCCGGGAGCCTCACCAACCACCGCCAGAGCCACACCCTGGGTGTTTACCCTTGTGCCATCTGCTTCAAGGAGTTCTCTAACCTCATGGCTCTGAAGAACCACTCCCGACTCCATGCCCAGTATCGGCCTTACCAGTGTCCCCACTGCCCCCGCGCCTTCCGGCTCCCCCGAGAGCTGCTGGAACACCAGCAGTCACATGAGGGTGAAAGTCAAGAGCGGCTGTGGGAGGAGAAAGGGATGCCCACCACCAATGGACACACAGACGAGAGCAGCCAGGACCAACTCCCTGGTACACGGATGCTGAATGGCTCCAGGGAGCTGGAGGACAGCGGCCTGGAGGAGTACCGGCCTTTCCGCTGTGGGGACTGTGGCCGTACCTACCGCCATGCTGGAAGCCTCATTAACCATCGCAAGAGCCACCAGACAGGTGTCTATCCCTGCACCATCTGTTCTAAGCAGCTGTTCAACGCAGCTGCCCTCAAAAACCATGTGCGGGCTCATCACAGACCCCAGCAAGGAGCTGGAGAGGATGGGCAGCCATCGATGCTGCCAGCTCCCCTGCCCCTGGCTGAGACCACCCACCAAGAGAAAGATGTACCCCCTACCACTGTGGACCACCGCCCCTATAAGTGCATTGAGTGTGGTCGGGCTTACCGCCACCGGGGGAGCCTGGTGAACCACCGCCACAGCCATCGGACAGGAGAGTACCAGTGCTCGCTCTGTCCCCGCAAGTACCCCAACCTTATGGCCCTGCGCAACCACGTGCGGGTACATTGCAAGGCTGCCCGCCGCAGCGCAGGCTCAGGGGCTGAAGGTCCCCCCAGCCACCTTAAGGTGGAACTCCCGCCCAACCCAATGGGAGCAGAGGCAGCCCCACACACAGATCAGGGGCCTGGGTGCAAACATGAAGGGACGACCACTGATGTTCCCCCAGCAGCAGATCGGACTGCACCACAGATATGTAGCGTGTGTGGAATGCTCTTTGAAGACCCTGAGAGCCTTGAACGTCATGGCCAGACCCACGGCAATGGGGAGGACAGCAGGACGGAGACCAGGGTGTCGCCTCCTCGGACATTTGCCTGCCGAGACTGTGGAAAAAGCTATCGCCACTCAGGCAGCCTCATCAACCACCGGCAGACCCACCAGACAGGAGACTTCAGTTGCGGggcctgtgccaaacacttcCACACCATGGCTGCCATGAAGAACCACTTGCGTCGCCACAGTCGACGGCGGAGCAGGCGGCACCGGAGGCGGGCCAGCAGCACCAGCGGCAGTGGGGGAGAAGCCAAACTCCCGTCAGGTGGAAACTGGGCAACAGAGCTGGTGGAAGACAGTGAGGGCCTGGACTGTCCCCGAGACCCTCTGGGGGAAAGTCCTAGAGGAGTCGAAGGCAACATGAAAAGTGATGGGGGCTGTTTGCCGGTTGCAGCTGAAAGGGACGAATGTGGGCTTGAGAGGGATGAGGCCTGTTTCCAGGGTGATAAAGAGAGCAGAGGCACTGAGGAAGGCCTGGAAAGGAAGGAGGCCTGTTTCCTTGACAACTTGGACATCCCAAGCGGTGAGGAAAGCAGTGAGACTCGCTTCTGTGATGGCCTCCCTGGGGTAGAGGAAGATCAGAAACCAGCCACTGGCCAGtccagctcccctccctgctctgccgAAGCCGCTGATGGCTGGCAGGCTGAGGTCTCCCACACGTGTTCTGACTGTGGGCATTCTTTCCCCCATGCCACCAGCCTGCTGAGCCACAGGCCCTGTCACCCACCGGGCATCTATCAGTGCTCCCTCTGCCCAAAGGAGTTTGACTCCCTGCCTGCCCTGCGCAGCCACTTCCAGAAACACGGGCCTGGGGAGGCAGCTTCAGCACAGCCTTTCCTTTGCTGCCTCTGCGGCATGATCTTCCCTGGGCGGGATGGCTACAGGCTTCACCGGCGCCAGGCTCATGACTCTTCTGGCATGACTGAGGGCTcggaggaagagggggaagaggaaggagcagcAGGGGCAGCCTCCACCCACAGCCCCCCACTGCAGTTCTCGGAAGCAGAGCTGCTGAATCAGCTGCAGCGGGAGGTGGAGGCACTGGATGGAGCCGGTTATGGACACATCTGTGGCTGCTGTGGTCAGACATATGATGACCTAGGGAGCCTGGAGCGTCACCACCAAAGCCAGAGTTCTGGAAATACTACAGATGAGGTTCCCAGCTTCATTCATCACCCGGGAGAGTCAGGTGATGCCACAGGGATGGTTGCAGATGGCGTCTTTGAGGGCACGGTGACCTCTCTCTCTGGggagggtgaagacacaaagtcTGGAGAGGGGGTAGGTGCTGCGCTTGCAGACAGCCTTTGTGCACAGGGTGGAGAAAGTTCTCTGgaggcccagccccgccccttccgCTGCAACCAGTGCGGCAAGACCTATCGCCATGGGGGCAGCTTGGTGAACCACCGGAAGATCCATCAGACCGGAGACTTCATCTGCCCCGTCTGCTCCCGCTGCTACCCCAACCTGGCTGCCTACCGTAATCACCTGCGAAACCACCCACGCTGCAaaggttctgagccccaggtgggccccatcccagaggcaggaggcagcagtGAGCCCCAGAACAGGGCAGAGGAGGGCCTTGGGCAGGTTGAAGTGGAGAAGTTCCAGAAAGAACTTAAAGTGGAgcccctggaggaggtggcaagGGTGAAAGAAGAGGCCTGGGAGGAGACCACTGTGAAGGGGGAGGAGATGGAGCCGAGGTTGGAGACCGCAGAGAAGGGCT
Encoded proteins:
- the ZNF646 gene encoding zinc finger protein 646, with translation MEDTPTSLSCSDCQRHFPSLPELSRHRELLHPSSNQDSEEVDSIPRPYRCQQCGRGYRHPGSLVNHRRTHETGLFPCTTCGKDFTNPMALKSHMRTHAPEGRRRRRPPRPKEATPHLQGETMSTDSWGQRLGPREGWENQKKHTEETLGSESGPDPRAALGTWEDPPSRLGEGWESQPDPEEGAEGWGPTTNSARDPPLPTPASSLLSNLEQYLAESVVNFTGVQEPTQSPPAEEERRYKCSQCGKTYKHAGSLTNHRQSHTLGVYPCAICFKEFSNLMALKNHSRLHAQYRPYQCPHCPRAFRLPRELLEHQQSHEGESQERLWEEKGMPTTNGHTDESSQDQLPGTRMLNGSRELEDSGLEEYRPFRCGDCGRTYRHAGSLINHRKSHQTGVYPCTICSKQLFNAAALKNHVRAHHRPQQGAGEDGQPSMLPAPLPLAETTHQEKDVPPTTVDHRPYKCIECGRAYRHRGSLVNHRHSHRTGEYQCSLCPRKYPNLMALRNHVRVHCKAARRSAGSGAEGPPSHLKVELPPNPMGAEAAPHTDQGPGCKHEGTTTDVPPAADRTAPQICSVCGMLFEDPESLERHGQTHGNGEDSRTETRVSPPRTFACRDCGKSYRHSGSLINHRQTHQTGDFSCGACAKHFHTMAAMKNHLRRHSRRRSRRHRRRASSTSGSGGEAKLPSGGNWATELVEDSEGLDCPRDPLGESPRGVEGNMKSDGGCLPVAAERDECGLERDEACFQGDKESRGTEEGLERKEACFLDNLDIPSGEESSETRFCDGLPGVEEDQKPATGQSSSPPCSAEAADGWQAEVSHTCSDCGHSFPHATSLLSHRPCHPPGIYQCSLCPKEFDSLPALRSHFQKHGPGEAASAQPFLCCLCGMIFPGRDGYRLHRRQAHDSSGMTEGSEEEGEEEGAAGAASTHSPPLQFSEAELLNQLQREVEALDGAGYGHICGCCGQTYDDLGSLERHHQSQSSGNTTDEVPSFIHHPGESGDATGMVADGVFEGTVTSLSGEGEDTKSGEGVGAALADSLCAQGGESSLEAQPRPFRCNQCGKTYRHGGSLVNHRKIHQTGDFICPVCSRCYPNLAAYRNHLRNHPRCKGSEPQVGPIPEAGGSSEPQNRAEEGLGQVEVEKFQKELKVEPLEEVARVKEEAWEETTVKGEEMEPRLETAEKGCQTEASSERPFSCEVCGRSYKHAGSLINHRQSHQTGHFGCQACSKGFSNLMSLKNHRRIHADPRRFRCTECGKAFRLRKQLASHQRVHAERGGSGCTRKLTREDRPFRCGQCGRTYRHAGSLLNHRRSHEMGQYSCPTCPKTYSNRMALKDHQRLHSESRRRRAGRSRRAAVRCALCGRGFPGRGSLEQHLREHEEETKGGQGGPNSPEGGDQGLEDRLGGTDSVPQLEDVATRPVEQTQSPIRAAGSEATDPMSWGPGKADGWQGDGGSVNHDGDWVPGGHVLTKPEDKSGYGVPRSPCHLGNSQPNGPSLFPMDSWDSGDSSPQPQPESHSFSCSHCGKSYCQSEGPLNHNTHKTDHHYCLLCCKEFLNPVATKNHSHNHIADQTFACPDCGKVFQSHHELASHLQTHARGLSQMPPQIEEARGPRAGAVEDEVDFPGQGKAQKSPSEPPGAPGENAGRANGGQGIKSTGAEDEERPFRCAQCGRSYRHAGSLLNHQKAHTTGLYPCSLCPKLLPNLLSLKNHGRTHTDPKRHRCSICGKAFRTAARLEGHGRVHAPREGPFTCSHCPRHFRRRISFQQHQQQHQEERTVASSGSPEAPAAGRGDLSLPPPPTPTAPHLDPSPQWPADLSFSL